The Anopheles moucheti chromosome 3, idAnoMoucSN_F20_07, whole genome shotgun sequence genome contains the following window.
GTGCGTGTAATGCATCTGATCGGTTGTACACATCTGATCGCGACCAATGCGGCCGGTGGTGCCAATCCCAAGTACCACGTGGGTGACATCATGCTCATCAAGGATCACATCAACCTGATGGGGTTTGCCGGCAACAATCCGCTGCAAGGACCAAACGATGAGCGCTTCGGACCACGGTTCTTCGGCATGGCCAACACGTACGATCCGAAACTCATCCAGACGGCAAAAGTGATCGGCCGTCAGATTGGGATCGAGAATGAGCTGCGCGAAGGTGTCTACACCTGTCTCGGTGGACCTAACTTTGAAACGGTCGCCGAGGTGAAGATGCTGGCCATGCTCGGTGTCGATGCGATCGGTATGTCGACCGTGCACGAGATCATCACGGCACGGCACTGCGGCATGACGTGCCTCGCCTTCAGCCTCATCACCAACATGTGCACGATGAGCTacgaagaggaggaagagCACTGTCACGATAGTATTGTTGGTGTCGGTAAGAACCGGGAGAAGACATTGGGCGAGTTTGTTAGCCGTATTGTGAAGCATATTCACTACGAAGCGAAGAAGTAAGTGTTTTAGGTGCGGAGATATTGTCGAGAAATTCTaaagcaaggtgagaatgtaCAATGTCGGGaaagaaaaccaaccaacaaatgATCGTAAAGTAGCTTTTTGACTCATTAAATAGCTGTAAGCGTCAATGTAAATTAGGTAAAACAATTATCGATTTAGCTTTAGGTAGGGTAAACGTGAACGTAATATAGTTAGATATATCGCCCAAGAACCTTAAGTGTGCTATAGGTTAGGAAGGAAGAAATTATAAAGTTTCTGCCACGGAATAGGTAATTTTTTACAATTTGTGCCGACGATCTGTGCGCAatgcttaaaataaaacaatttttttaaaacaacccCATCAACATCAACTTAATTTAaagttgcaaaagaaaaaaatgtacatttaAGTAGAAAGTTCAATAAGCACAATTCTAGTGCATTCCGGTCTCGACCGGTCAATTGACACGCTGGTGGGCAACGCTAACTCAATTGCAGCACCACTGTGACCCACAGCGCGTTGACAATGACCCCGACAATGAGAGGGGAGGACGCGATAAAATGAACCTTAAAGCGCATCACAAACCGTTTTATCTTGCCCCGCTGTATCCCATTCCATTGAAACCATTTGCGGGTGATGGCAGCTGATTTTCCGCCAACCAGCTCACCGATCGTACATCTTTGCACCGTAGATCATGTCATCATCAACGTCGGAAGCAATTGTTTCTGATGATGCCCATTAAATTGGGCAGTTTACACAGTACGGTCGGAAAGGATGAAAAGAAAGCGCATGAATGAAACGTTCGCATCAGGTTCctttacaaacaaaacgaaataaaacaaagtacgaagtttaataaaaaccgaggcaacataaaataaaaggtTGTACGAAGTTCCATCAACTTTTCCATCCGATTATGGCAAACTATGCAGCGTGCTATAAATACGGTTTGGCGCTATAACATAATTATTGCATGCTTCAGTGCAGAAACGTAGCGGGAATTTCATATCAGAGGAAATTTTTCTCTTGTGTTAGAATAATTAGATAACCAAGCTTATCTTTTTAGTAAAAAGATTATTAAATAAGAAGAataattctttaaaaaaaaactctacaaGAAAATCTCTTTGAAGATGAATTCTCCGAAACGAGTGTGTGTTATCATCGAACACCAAACATTGCGGTGGCTGCGTTTATTACGAAGCCATAACATTCCACGCTTCCCTATTTGAAAACATTCCAGCGCTTGTCATCTCGTATCACAAACACCAGCACAGATTCACCGGACCAGCTCCAACGGCCACGGCTCCACCGTCATTAGCCAGTCACTTGCATTCGATCGGGCACCGTGAATGGGTGGTTTAGACGAGAGGAGTCCCATACGTGATTTTTTGAACGTACTGCACCGTACAAAGTGCACAAGTGTATCACGCTAAAGAGACATTTTGCTTTtgattcaaactttgctaCAGCAGTGAAGATCTTTTACTTCTGAGTAATTTAGTGCTACAGCAGAAGAAGTGCACAGTTACGGAAATGAATCGTACAAGTGTTAACGAATATGGCAACGGAGAACAGCAGACTAATATAATCAAAACACCAGGCAGCAAGCGGATCAACGGATTGTACAACCCTGCGCAGGACAGTGCTGGGTACATATAAAGTGTTTAATGTTAATATTATCAGTTTACGAAACCGTGCGAAGCCGTGTAACCGTTGTCCGGCAACATAGCAGAAGTGACTCCAAAACTGCATTCAAATAGCATTCGGAGTGTGTAGTCGGAGAACTTGCGCAAACAAAGGTTTCACAGTGATAGGACTGATGCGTTAACGCCTGAACTGGAATGCCTAACGGCCGCCCCTATGATTGATGGGACAAGCAGGTTGTAACGGTTTAAATTATATCACGgagggaagagaaaaaacCCACGCAGAACCCTGGCGAGATTAGTCTAGCGCTGTGCTCTAGGGCAAGGTCGGACCACATTATTAGCATGACCAGAACACGCATCTAGTACCTGGCCTCACGATACTTTCTCTTTACAATGCAGAACTTTGACCGAGAGGAGCGTTAAACTAGAGTTAACCATGTTTCTTAGTTAGGGAGTTAATATAACTTCAGCCAATGTAGACCTTCTTTCAATGGTATGGATTAACAATGAATATTACATCCTGATACATTTGGATTTTCTTAAACGAACCTTAATCTTCAAGGAAATATAATCTCATAACTCTTACGTCCTATAAATCAACTAAAGAAAGTGTTAGCAATATTCCCCAAAGGAACTTCCACCGTATCTTTGTGCAATATACAAATCAGCTAAATATAGACATGCATTCGCTTACCTTGTTATTCAGGTGATCATTAGCTACCTAGCGCAGCAAAGCATTGGCACCGATTCGTGCAGGACGTGTCGTTGTCGCAATTAAAACATCAAGCAAATGCCCATTTGTGACcactgccttttttttcttgccgttGTCCACAAAACACCTCTCCGCAACCGGCAGCTACGGTAGCTACGAGATGGTACAGGAAATCGCCACTTATCTGCTGGACCGCACGCGTATCCGTCCCCGGTGTGGTATTATATGCGGCTCGGGGCTGGGATGTTTGGCCGATCAGCTGACCGACGTGGATAGCTTCGACTACGAGACCATTCCACACTTTCCTATCTCAACCGTGCCGGGACACGTGGGACGGCTTGTGTTTGGCTTTCTGGCCGGTGTGCCCGTGCTTTGTATGCAAGGCCGCTTCCATTACTACGAGGGATATTCACTGGCGAAGGTAAGCCTACTACCGGTACTATGCACAATGGCGAAGCCAGCACAAACACCACTTAGAACACCGTTTCTGCCAGAGTAACACAGTAACTCAAACCAATCACAAACAGTAACGCAATTACGGCAGTTGTAAGTTAAACAAAGGGCCAAGAATATGGCTTTTATCTGCAAAACTTGTTCATTTCCACTGCTAAATGCAAGCGAAAGTAACAAGCGATCACTACGTCAAACGTAAACAATGTTTGACAGCTGCCACTGCACGGTACGGCATGTCAGTTTGAAATGGCGGGTAATGGAAAAAAACcgatttttttaagttttagtaTCCAACCGTTTCGTAActctttcccttttctttaGTGTTCCATGCCGGTGCGGGTAATGCGACAAGTCGGCTGTACACAGCTGATAGCCACCAATGCGGCCGGTGCCATCAACAGCAACTACCGCGTCGGTGACATCATGCTCATCAAGGATCACGTTAATCTGATGGGATTTGCCGGAAACTGCCCCCTGCTCGGACCGAACGATGAACGGTTCGGGCCACGGTTTCTCGGTATGGCAAAAGCGTACGATCCGACCATACTGCAGGTAGCGAAAGAAGCGGCCAACCAAGTGCCCGGGCTGCCGAGCATCCTGCGCGAAGGTGTGTACTGTTGTGTCGGTGGCCCCAACTTCGAAACGGTCGCCGAAGGACGTCTGCTGGCGTTGCTGGGCGTTGATGCGATCGGTATGTCGACCGTGCACGAGATCATCACGGCACGGCACTGCGGCATGACGTGCTTCGCTTTCAGCCTCATCACCAACATGTGCACGATGAGCTacgaagaggaggaagagCACTGCCACGAAACGTTCGTGGACGTTGGCCGCCAACTGGAGGGACGGATCTGTGAGCTGGTGACGCGTGTTGTCGGCACCATGCGGGAGTCTAATGGGCGGAAGGAATAGCATCTACTAAGCGCTCTATTACAATAAAATCACCATATTTCCCCATGTAACTActtccgttttgttgtttattgttgcCGTTTTTATAGTatggttgtttgttgtgtgtgtatgtgtggatgatgttttggaaataattttatcaTGTTTAAATTCACATTAACTTTTGCCATTCATTCGATTAGTTCTCTCAACGgttctatgtttttttatcttctttcaCACGAGTACAATGTATCTGCCTCATTTATATCTTCTTTTGTCCAGATTAATACTTATGTTTCATGTTTGCTTTTTCCAGCTTAACGAGCCTGTTGCCACATTAGTTCGCTTTCTTTTTCAACTCAATCACTTTCACCCATTTGCCAACTGTTTAATCGATTGAGCAACGTTGTActtcctttcttcctttcattcatttatattcgattcgaacttcatCTTTTACTGTATACAAACATTCATTTCAGtaatcatttgttttgttttcatggcTTGGTGCTTTTCTAGGCTCTCTGCAACTGGTGGAAGAAATTGTTACAATCAGCAATCAGTTGACGATGTTAGGCATTTCTAGTTACTCTAGTGTCTGTAATGGTTTgttctttatgtttttatatttcgCGTTTGTATGATAAATTTTAACTTTTCCTTCTAGATAGCATTATGGTAGTAGAATTGAAGTAAGAAAAGGgtaaaaatgtgtgtttgcttgtttttttttattcttaaaagGTTTACTTTTTTAAAGAGATCTCCGATTCTGAtttgagtggttttttttcttctcttttgttttgttccattgATCCGTTTGTTTCTCCCTTTGCAGcatattttgcttaaattcaCTAAAATATCAAATGAGCACTTTTTGTGTAGATATTGGTTCTGGGATAAGAATTCCGTCCATTTTCGTTTAGCATTCATTCATCAAACAAACTGGGTGATTCTCATACAACGTGTTGCAGGGACACTACTACCGTTACCGTTACTGTGGAGCAAAAGTGTGTTCAAAAGGTTAATACAAAAATTGGACAACTGTGTTTGAGGAGGGGGTTTGTTTTCAGGTTTCTTCTCACGTTTACCGTTGAATAGTTGTATCGATTCTTCCGGTCGCCTCATTTAGTTACTATCCCTGTCGTCCGACGAGTGTTTTGTGcctgtgttgtgtttggtttCTGGTAGTTATCATCAGTTGATTTTGTCatttggcggtggtggatGTTTAGATCTACATTTTATcagcattttctttctttaagtTTGGGCCTtactttatttcctttttcctctAAGTGAATGTTGTTGAACGTGTTTCGTCACCGTCGGGCGTGTGCTTGATTATCGGACAAAACTAAACGGGTTCATTCGTTGAACATTGTATTCCAAACATGTCAACCATGTTTGAAATGGAGCTGCCTCGACTCATGCCAAACATCAAGCTTGTCCGTCATTCTAATTGTTGATACGCAAAATAAATCCACTGGACACTAGCGGCAAAATTATGCTAAGGCCGTTCCGGTGCCTCAGAATTCCTCCCGTTCGGCGTACGAACAATGCATGTCATAACTGCCACCCCATCATCCATGATGGCGGGATTCTTTGCTGTGCGGTTTTACAAGCAACAGATAATTTTCTAATCGTTTGCCTCTCACAGACGATCGACATCGACCGTAGGTCAAAGCTGATTCGTTAGCACACCACCAGACGGCATGGGATGGTGAACGGTCCCTAGGGTCAGATGCCCAACAATTACATCTCTGTaaggttttcttttcatcggctaacacgaaaaaaaaatacacacataaaaaaaactgaaaaacgCCACGCCACATATGACCGAAACAATATGTCGAAAGGTTAATGGGTAGCTCGGCGGCGCGATTCGATAGGGCGGGCCCCTTCACCATATGGCAACCTACGGGATACCGTATACACGCTATCAGCTCGTAAAATTCTTCCCATTGGCTCCCATTGCGCAATTTGGCATCGGTGATGTCAAAAGAAACGTTTCCAACAAACAGGCTGCGACAGCAGAACATTTAACAgaacagaaagaaaagaagcgcttgacaatttttaaaacaaaatatataacAATGAAAAGTGATATAACACAATTATGAAAAACAATATtgaagtaaagaaaaacaaatacgaGAAACGATAAACCTGTTCGACTGTCACAATTTATTGTGTGATCCTTCCTCTCGTTCGCTTTATGTTTGCTGCGGCTCCGAGTTGTTGTACACGAACGAACCATCTACTCGATACTTATGTGTGTTATACTTGTGTATGTGTCTCCTGTACGTATGCAAATGGTGTTGCATATAAAAGTATCATTTTTACTACAATTTATTTCTTGTCGTTTCATTTCCGCCTAATCTAATTCACTACAACGATGATAGAAGGTGCATTTCCTTGCGGAAGGAGGGAAAGGATACGAGATTGGAGTGATGTGCACGGTTTGGTTTAAATCGGTGCTGCACAACGTGTCCACcatttatatatgtatatatattgGGGCCGATTAATTCTTatgacacacactcactcacacatgcGCTCCCGCGCCGATCGATCAACCAAAATTAACCAGCCACGCACGCATGTGTTTCTCGTTTTGGAGTTGTTTTCTTCTATCGATAATGATTACATCATACAATTGTTACATTTGTGTACCTGTGGCGCCATTCTGCCTGCGTAtcttaattaataaattatcatacGAAGTTCACCACCAATCACTACTCAACTAAGCTTAATAGTGCACTTTCATCCTGTTTAACGGCAGAACGGCAGGAAGGTGTAGCTTCTTTCCTATatcgttttgttgcttttctatCCGGATCTATCAGCTCCCAGTACAAAGACGAATGTAATGCGGCTGGCTACGGTTGGCTTTCCGTTGCACGCTGAGTACCAAAACAACAGGCCCCAGAACAGCGTAGAAGTTGTTTTCTGCAGTAAATTGCTTTACtttaaagatatttttgatcataGCTACCAtggttaaattttattttttctagaACCTCTTGCTTAGCATGCGAGTCTTTACACGGAGTATAGGTTCCCGCACAGTAACACGGGAATCGCTGTAGTATGCAatatcaatttaaataaataaattatagcCAACACACGCGAACGCACAATGCGTAGTATAATTAAAACGaaaacttaaacaaaaaaaactgcacacaTCTtaaacacagcaaacaaaagctAACTAAAAAGTAACGCCTCCATTGCGTTACCGTGGAAGGTACACTAATACCCTCGTCGCGGTAACTCGTCATCCCGCATTAGTATAATATTCacaaaaaactaaacacaGTAACTATTACAATTAACTAAATACATTTTTTCAGACGAAAAAATAAGTTCCCTTTTCGGTTATTAGTGGTGCGTGcaggaaaaacacaaccccAAAGGGGCAAATGAATGTGAACAACTATCCTGCATAGCGTTTCCTCGCAAATGTCTCTGTTTTGTCATGCAGCAGTTACACGCCCCACTAACACTCTAGAGCACACACTGCTGTTGTTCGTCCTGCTCTCCAGGCCGAATATACCGATGGAAATGAGTGCAAAAGGCGCGTTTCGTAACCATTCCCCCTGTTCCGTACCTTACCTTATCTCATAAAACGAGTTCACTTCTAAATGCATATCA
Protein-coding sequences here:
- the LOC128301447 gene encoding purine nucleoside phosphorylase isoform X1, coding for MSKFTYLQNGNAPNGVSNGAAALHTNGHHHQNGHSNGNRNGGSDSLPAAEAYQQKGATSGPFHMPRTEHAGYTYDTLQEIANYLLARTELRPKVGIICGSGLGTLADQLTDVDSFDYETIPHFPVSTVAGHVGRLVFGYLAGVPVMCMQGRFHHYEGYPLAKCSMPVRVMHLIGCTHLIATNAAGGANPKYHVGDIMLIKDHINLMGFAGNNPLQGPNDERFGPRFFGMANTYDPKLIQTAKVIGRQIGIENELREGVYTCLGGPNFETVAEVKMLAMLGVDAIGMSTVHEIITARHCGMTCLAFSLITNMCTMSYEEEEEHCHDSIVGVGKNREKTLGEFVSRIVKHIHYEAKK
- the LOC128301447 gene encoding purine nucleoside phosphorylase isoform X2, translated to MATFNNESKQGVSRMYTYDTLQEIANYLLARTELRPKVGIICGSGLGTLADQLTDVDSFDYETIPHFPVSTVAGHVGRLVFGYLAGVPVMCMQGRFHHYEGYPLAKCSMPVRVMHLIGCTHLIATNAAGGANPKYHVGDIMLIKDHINLMGFAGNNPLQGPNDERFGPRFFGMANTYDPKLIQTAKVIGRQIGIENELREGVYTCLGGPNFETVAEVKMLAMLGVDAIGMSTVHEIITARHCGMTCLAFSLITNMCTMSYEEEEEHCHDSIVGVGKNREKTLGEFVSRIVKHIHYEAKK
- the LOC128304914 gene encoding purine nucleoside phosphorylase-like translates to MNRTSVNEYGNGEQQTNIIKTPGSKRINGLYNPAQDSAGYGSYEMVQEIATYLLDRTRIRPRCGIICGSGLGCLADQLTDVDSFDYETIPHFPISTVPGHVGRLVFGFLAGVPVLCMQGRFHYYEGYSLAKCSMPVRVMRQVGCTQLIATNAAGAINSNYRVGDIMLIKDHVNLMGFAGNCPLLGPNDERFGPRFLGMAKAYDPTILQVAKEAANQVPGLPSILREGVYCCVGGPNFETVAEGRLLALLGVDAIGMSTVHEIITARHCGMTCFAFSLITNMCTMSYEEEEEHCHETFVDVGRQLEGRICELVTRVVGTMRESNGRKE